A region of Diospyros lotus cultivar Yz01 chromosome 3, ASM1463336v1, whole genome shotgun sequence DNA encodes the following proteins:
- the LOC127798406 gene encoding AT-rich interactive domain-containing protein 2-like isoform X3 — translation MGKPKPKPKPKPKSKQQKSKMSTAGNWLEFINDEQLKLAIPVGPRFQADIPDWTGPPRKCYGANDESYALKWLGTRVWPLGGRRSDTKRCVIGKGRPDSCSCASPGSIGCVKRHITDKRLQLQFDLGPAFWKWRFNDMGEDVSKSWNLDEQKNFDALVKMNPVLQGKSFLNPALERLPSHSRENIVNYYFNVYVPRRMSIETRAGCKNVDTDDDEANEALCSKISRKRYRADSDTSSSSKYLKDRYLTGRR, via the exons ATGGGG aagccaaagccaaagccaaagccaaagccaaaatCAAAGCAACAGAAGTCTAAGATGTCAACAGCAGGAAACTGGTTAGAGTTCATCAATGATGAACAACTAAAACTGGCAATTCCTGTTGGACCTCGTTTTCAGGCTGACATTCCAGATTGGACTGGTCCCCCTCGGAAGTGTTATGGTGCTAATGATGAATCATATGCTTTAAAATGGTTGGGCACTCGAGTTTGGCCACTTGGAGGCAGAAGGTCTGATACCAAACGTTGTGTGATAGGGAAAGGGAGGCCTGATTCTTGCTCATGTGCCTCCCCTGGCTCTATAGGATGCGTTAAACGCCACATCACTGACAAAAGGCTCCAGCTGCAGTTTGATTTGGGTCCTGCTTTttggaaatggagatttaatgaCATGGGCGAAGATGTTTCCAAGTCATGGAATTTAGATGAGCAGAAAAATTTTGATGCTCTCGTGAAAATGAATCCTGTATTGCAGGGTAAAAGTTTCTTGAACCCTGCCTTGGAGCGTCTGCCCTCTCACAGCAGAGAAAATATAGTAAACTACTACTTCAATGTATATGTTCCTAGGCGCATGAGCATTGAGACCAGGGCCGGATGTAAAAATGTTGACACCGATGATGATGAGGCCAATGAGGCCCTTTGTTCCAAAATATCTCGGAAAAGGTATCGAGCTGATAGTGATACCTCAAGTAGTTCTAAATACCTGAAGGACAGATACTTGACCGGGAGAAGATGA
- the LOC127798406 gene encoding AT-rich interactive domain-containing protein 2-like isoform X4, producing MSTAGNWLEFINDEQLKLAIPVGPRFQADIPDWTGPPRKCYGANDESYALKWLGTRVWPLGGRRSDTKRCVIGKGRPDSCSCASPGSIGCVKRHITDKRLQLQFDLGPAFWKWRFNDMGEDVSKSWNLDEQKNFDALVKMNPVLQGKSFLNPALERLPSHSRENIVNYYFNVYVPRRMSIETRAGCKNVDTDDDEANEALCSKISRKRYRADSDTSSSSKYLKDRYLTGRR from the coding sequence ATGTCAACAGCAGGAAACTGGTTAGAGTTCATCAATGATGAACAACTAAAACTGGCAATTCCTGTTGGACCTCGTTTTCAGGCTGACATTCCAGATTGGACTGGTCCCCCTCGGAAGTGTTATGGTGCTAATGATGAATCATATGCTTTAAAATGGTTGGGCACTCGAGTTTGGCCACTTGGAGGCAGAAGGTCTGATACCAAACGTTGTGTGATAGGGAAAGGGAGGCCTGATTCTTGCTCATGTGCCTCCCCTGGCTCTATAGGATGCGTTAAACGCCACATCACTGACAAAAGGCTCCAGCTGCAGTTTGATTTGGGTCCTGCTTTttggaaatggagatttaatgaCATGGGCGAAGATGTTTCCAAGTCATGGAATTTAGATGAGCAGAAAAATTTTGATGCTCTCGTGAAAATGAATCCTGTATTGCAGGGTAAAAGTTTCTTGAACCCTGCCTTGGAGCGTCTGCCCTCTCACAGCAGAGAAAATATAGTAAACTACTACTTCAATGTATATGTTCCTAGGCGCATGAGCATTGAGACCAGGGCCGGATGTAAAAATGTTGACACCGATGATGATGAGGCCAATGAGGCCCTTTGTTCCAAAATATCTCGGAAAAGGTATCGAGCTGATAGTGATACCTCAAGTAGTTCTAAATACCTGAAGGACAGATACTTGACCGGGAGAAGATGA
- the LOC127798406 gene encoding AT-rich interactive domain-containing protein 2-like isoform X2 → MQKPKPKPKPKPKPKSKQQKSKMSTAGNWLEFINDEQLKLAIPVGPRFQADIPDWTGPPRKCYGANDESYALKWLGTRVWPLGGRRSDTKRCVIGKGRPDSCSCASPGSIGCVKRHITDKRLQLQFDLGPAFWKWRFNDMGEDVSKSWNLDEQKNFDALVKMNPVLQGKSFLNPALERLPSHSRENIVNYYFNVYVPRRMSIETRAGCKNVDTDDDEANEALCSKISRKRYRADSDTSSSSKYLKDRYLTGRR, encoded by the coding sequence ATGCAgaagccaaagccaaagccaaagccaaagccaaagccaaaatCAAAGCAACAGAAGTCTAAGATGTCAACAGCAGGAAACTGGTTAGAGTTCATCAATGATGAACAACTAAAACTGGCAATTCCTGTTGGACCTCGTTTTCAGGCTGACATTCCAGATTGGACTGGTCCCCCTCGGAAGTGTTATGGTGCTAATGATGAATCATATGCTTTAAAATGGTTGGGCACTCGAGTTTGGCCACTTGGAGGCAGAAGGTCTGATACCAAACGTTGTGTGATAGGGAAAGGGAGGCCTGATTCTTGCTCATGTGCCTCCCCTGGCTCTATAGGATGCGTTAAACGCCACATCACTGACAAAAGGCTCCAGCTGCAGTTTGATTTGGGTCCTGCTTTttggaaatggagatttaatgaCATGGGCGAAGATGTTTCCAAGTCATGGAATTTAGATGAGCAGAAAAATTTTGATGCTCTCGTGAAAATGAATCCTGTATTGCAGGGTAAAAGTTTCTTGAACCCTGCCTTGGAGCGTCTGCCCTCTCACAGCAGAGAAAATATAGTAAACTACTACTTCAATGTATATGTTCCTAGGCGCATGAGCATTGAGACCAGGGCCGGATGTAAAAATGTTGACACCGATGATGATGAGGCCAATGAGGCCCTTTGTTCCAAAATATCTCGGAAAAGGTATCGAGCTGATAGTGATACCTCAAGTAGTTCTAAATACCTGAAGGACAGATACTTGACCGGGAGAAGATGA
- the LOC127798406 gene encoding AT-rich interactive domain-containing protein 2-like isoform X1, with product MGKPKPKPKPKPKPKSKQQKSKMSTAGNWLEFINDEQLKLAIPVGPRFQADIPDWTGPPRKCYGANDESYALKWLGTRVWPLGGRRSDTKRCVIGKGRPDSCSCASPGSIGCVKRHITDKRLQLQFDLGPAFWKWRFNDMGEDVSKSWNLDEQKNFDALVKMNPVLQGKSFLNPALERLPSHSRENIVNYYFNVYVPRRMSIETRAGCKNVDTDDDEANEALCSKISRKRYRADSDTSSSSKYLKDRYLTGRR from the exons ATGGGG aagccaaagccaaagccaaagccaaagccaaagccaaaatCAAAGCAACAGAAGTCTAAGATGTCAACAGCAGGAAACTGGTTAGAGTTCATCAATGATGAACAACTAAAACTGGCAATTCCTGTTGGACCTCGTTTTCAGGCTGACATTCCAGATTGGACTGGTCCCCCTCGGAAGTGTTATGGTGCTAATGATGAATCATATGCTTTAAAATGGTTGGGCACTCGAGTTTGGCCACTTGGAGGCAGAAGGTCTGATACCAAACGTTGTGTGATAGGGAAAGGGAGGCCTGATTCTTGCTCATGTGCCTCCCCTGGCTCTATAGGATGCGTTAAACGCCACATCACTGACAAAAGGCTCCAGCTGCAGTTTGATTTGGGTCCTGCTTTttggaaatggagatttaatgaCATGGGCGAAGATGTTTCCAAGTCATGGAATTTAGATGAGCAGAAAAATTTTGATGCTCTCGTGAAAATGAATCCTGTATTGCAGGGTAAAAGTTTCTTGAACCCTGCCTTGGAGCGTCTGCCCTCTCACAGCAGAGAAAATATAGTAAACTACTACTTCAATGTATATGTTCCTAGGCGCATGAGCATTGAGACCAGGGCCGGATGTAAAAATGTTGACACCGATGATGATGAGGCCAATGAGGCCCTTTGTTCCAAAATATCTCGGAAAAGGTATCGAGCTGATAGTGATACCTCAAGTAGTTCTAAATACCTGAAGGACAGATACTTGACCGGGAGAAGATGA